Proteins found in one Chlamydia pneumoniae TW-183 genomic segment:
- a CDS encoding DNA recombination protein RmuC yields MNLPVSLACLLLSGCVFFLGVFVSSSLYARKKRAFLEKIQKLEHENQLLQTSLNLSRHQEQLIEDFSNRLALSSHKLIKDMKEEAQNYFGDTSKSFQSILSPIQTTLTTFKQSLETFETKHAEDRGRLKEQISQLLAVEKKLEHETHVLTDILKHPGSRGRWGEIQLERILELAGMLKYCDYDSQTTSAQGAFRADIIIRLPQDRCLIIDAKAPISDSYFSVEEIDKGDLVDKIKEHIKTLKSKSYWEKFHQSPEYVILFLPGESLFNDAIRLAPELMEIGASSNVILSSPLTLLALLKTIAYMWKQENLQKQIQEVSLLGKELHRRLQVVFTHFQKIGKNLNQTVQSYNDMTSSFQYRVLPTLRKFEGLETSSSHQIEEPTPIESLATSFPHTCDIDTNLAVIESLEKQD; encoded by the coding sequence ATGAACCTCCCTGTTTCCCTAGCGTGCCTACTTTTATCTGGGTGTGTGTTTTTTCTGGGAGTCTTCGTATCGTCTTCTCTCTATGCAAGGAAGAAGCGTGCGTTTCTAGAGAAGATTCAGAAATTAGAACATGAAAACCAACTGCTACAGACTTCTTTAAATCTTAGCCGCCATCAAGAGCAGTTAATTGAAGATTTCAGCAATCGTCTAGCACTTTCTTCTCACAAACTCATCAAAGATATGAAAGAAGAGGCTCAGAATTATTTTGGTGATACGTCTAAATCTTTTCAGTCTATACTTTCTCCTATCCAAACGACACTCACGACATTTAAGCAAAGTTTAGAGACATTTGAAACTAAGCATGCCGAAGATCGTGGAAGGTTAAAAGAACAGATATCGCAATTACTTGCTGTAGAGAAAAAATTGGAGCATGAAACTCATGTTCTCACGGACATTTTAAAGCACCCAGGATCTCGAGGACGTTGGGGAGAAATCCAACTGGAGAGAATTTTAGAGCTTGCCGGGATGTTAAAATACTGTGACTACGACAGTCAAACCACAAGTGCCCAAGGAGCATTTCGGGCGGATATTATTATTCGGCTGCCTCAAGATCGCTGTTTAATTATTGATGCTAAAGCTCCGATTTCAGACTCCTATTTTTCTGTAGAGGAGATTGACAAGGGGGATCTTGTTGATAAAATTAAAGAGCACATTAAGACTCTGAAATCCAAGAGTTACTGGGAAAAGTTTCATCAATCACCAGAATACGTGATTCTTTTTCTTCCTGGGGAGAGCTTATTCAATGATGCAATTCGGTTAGCTCCTGAATTGATGGAGATTGGAGCTTCTTCAAACGTAATCTTATCCAGTCCTTTGACTTTACTTGCTCTACTTAAGACGATTGCTTACATGTGGAAGCAAGAGAATCTGCAAAAACAAATTCAAGAGGTCAGTCTTTTAGGTAAAGAGCTCCATCGTCGCCTACAGGTAGTGTTCACACATTTTCAGAAGATAGGCAAAAATTTAAACCAGACGGTACAAAGTTACAACGATATGACCTCTAGCTTTCAATACCGGGTACTGCCTACATTAAGGAAGTTCGAAGGCTTGGAAACCTCGTCATCCCATCAGATTGAAGAGCCTACCCCTATAGAAAGCTTAGCCACCTCGTTTCCACACACATGTGATATAGATA
- a CDS encoding CDP-alcohol phosphatidyltransferase family protein: MAGLDLEARGKRRVVTPNAITAFGLCCGLFIIFKSVLRTSSSVELFHRLQGLSLLLISAMIADFSDGAIARIMKAESAFGAQFDSLSDAVTFGIAPPLIAIKSLDGIYVGNFFSSLLLITSIIYSLCGVLRLVRYNLFSQKTVDVSKPYCFIGLPIPAAAASIVSLALFLASDFFPDLPAQLRVGLLSFALLFIGGLMISPWKFPGVKHFRFNVSSFLLVVTIGLAACLFFSGLVDHFVEVFFLVSWLYTLVGFPIFSIIYRKKS, from the coding sequence ATGGCGGGATTAGATCTAGAAGCACGAGGCAAGCGTCGCGTAGTGACACCTAACGCTATTACTGCTTTTGGACTTTGTTGTGGATTATTTATTATTTTCAAAAGCGTATTAAGAACGTCGTCCTCTGTAGAGTTATTCCATCGTTTGCAGGGCTTATCTCTCTTGCTTATTAGTGCTATGATCGCGGATTTTTCTGATGGTGCGATCGCTCGAATCATGAAAGCCGAGAGCGCTTTTGGTGCTCAGTTTGATTCTCTTTCTGATGCGGTCACTTTCGGCATTGCCCCACCTTTGATTGCTATAAAAAGTCTTGATGGGATTTATGTTGGGAATTTTTTCTCTTCGCTACTACTCATCACCTCGATTATTTATTCTCTGTGTGGAGTGTTGCGGTTGGTACGTTACAACCTCTTTTCTCAAAAGACTGTAGATGTTTCAAAGCCTTATTGTTTTATTGGTCTGCCCATTCCTGCTGCTGCTGCAAGTATTGTCTCCTTAGCTTTATTTCTTGCTTCGGATTTCTTTCCAGACCTCCCTGCCCAACTTCGGGTAGGTCTATTATCATTTGCCCTTCTTTTCATTGGGGGTCTGATGATTTCTCCATGGAAATTTCCTGGAGTGAAGCATTTCCGCTTTAATGTTTCTTCTTTTCTGCTGGTAGTGACTATAGGTTTAGCAGCATGTCTTTTCTTTTCAGGACTTGTAGATCATTTTGTTGAAGTCTTTTTCCTTGTATCTTGGCTATATACTTTAGTAGGCTTTCCGATCTTTTCAATCATCTATAGAAAAAAGAGCTAG
- a CDS encoding ribonucleoside-diphosphate reductase subunit alpha — protein MVEVEEKHYTIVKRNGMFVPFNQDRIFQALEAAFRDTRSLETSSPLPKDLEESIAQITHKVVKEVLAKISEGQVVTVERIQDLVESQLYISGLQDVARDYIVYRDQRKAERGNSSSIIAIIRRDGGSAKFNPMKISAALEKAFRATLQINGMTPPATLSEINDLTLRIVEDVLSLHGEEAINLEEIQDIVEKQLMVAGYYDVAKNYILYREARARARANKDQDGQEEFVPQEETYVVQKEDGTTYLLRKTDLEKRFSWACKRFPKTTDSQLLADMAFMNLYSGIKEDEVTTACIMAARANIEREPDYAFIAAELLTSSLYEETLGCSSQDPNLSEIHKKHFKEYILNGEEYRLNPQLKDYDLDALSEVLDLSRDQQFSYMGVQNLYDRYFNLHEGRRLETAQIFWMRVSMGLALNEGEQKNFWAITFYNLLSTFRYTPATPTLFNSGMRHSQLSSCYLSTVKDDLSHIYKVISDNALLSKWAGGIGNDWTDVRATGAVIKGTNGKSQGVIPFIKVANDTAIAVNQGGKRKGAMCVYLENWHLDYEDFLELRKNTGDERRRTHDINTASWIPDLFFKRLEKKGMWTLFSPDDVPGLHEAYGLEFEKLYEEYERKVESGEIRLYKKVEAEVLWRKMLSMLYETGHPWITFKDPSNIRSNQDHVGVVRCSNLCTEILLNCSESETAVCNLGSINLVEHIRNDKLDEEKLKETISIAIRILDNVIDLNFYPTPEAKQANLTHRAVGLGVMGFQDVLYELNISYASQEAVEFSDECSEIIAYYAILASSLLAKERGTYASYSGSKWDRGYLPLDTIELLKETRGEHNVLVDTSSKKDWTPVRDTIQKYGMRNSQVMAIAPTATISNIIGVTQSIEPMYKHLFVKSNLSGEFTIPNTYLIKKLKELGLWDAEMLDDLKYFDGSLLEIERIPNHLKKLFLTAFEIEPEWIIECTSRRQKWIDMGVSLNLYLAEPDGKKLSNMYLTAWKKGLKTTYYLRSQAATSVEKSFIDINKRGIQPRWMKNKSASTSIVVERKTTPVCSMEEGCESCQ, from the coding sequence ATGGTCGAAGTTGAAGAAAAGCATTACACCATCGTCAAACGTAATGGAATGTTTGTCCCATTTAATCAAGATCGGATTTTCCAGGCTTTGGAGGCAGCTTTTCGAGATACGCGTAGCTTAGAAACTAGTTCTCCACTACCTAAAGACTTAGAAGAATCTATTGCGCAAATTACTCATAAAGTCGTGAAGGAAGTCCTCGCTAAAATTTCAGAAGGTCAGGTAGTCACTGTAGAGAGAATCCAGGATCTTGTAGAGAGTCAGCTCTATATTAGCGGGTTGCAGGATGTGGCTCGCGATTATATTGTTTACAGGGACCAACGCAAGGCAGAGCGCGGTAACTCTTCGTCCATAATTGCCATCATACGTAGAGACGGGGGAAGCGCTAAATTTAATCCTATGAAGATCTCTGCAGCTCTCGAAAAAGCATTCAGAGCGACGCTCCAAATTAATGGGATGACTCCTCCTGCAACACTATCCGAAATTAATGACCTTACCCTTAGGATCGTTGAAGATGTCCTAAGCCTTCATGGTGAAGAAGCTATTAATCTGGAAGAGATCCAAGATATTGTTGAAAAGCAACTTATGGTTGCCGGCTATTATGATGTGGCCAAGAATTATATTTTATATAGAGAAGCTCGTGCACGAGCCCGTGCTAATAAAGATCAAGATGGACAAGAAGAGTTTGTCCCCCAAGAGGAAACGTACGTTGTTCAAAAAGAAGACGGCACCACCTACCTTCTGAGAAAAACAGATTTAGAAAAGAGGTTTTCTTGGGCATGCAAACGCTTTCCTAAAACTACAGATTCTCAACTGCTTGCAGATATGGCATTTATGAATTTGTATTCAGGAATCAAAGAAGACGAGGTCACCACAGCATGCATCATGGCGGCACGTGCCAATATCGAGAGAGAACCTGATTACGCTTTTATCGCAGCAGAACTCCTCACGAGTTCCTTGTATGAAGAGACCTTAGGATGCAGCTCTCAAGACCCCAATTTATCAGAAATACATAAAAAACATTTTAAAGAATACATCCTCAATGGAGAAGAGTATCGCTTGAATCCTCAATTAAAGGATTATGATCTCGATGCTCTTAGTGAAGTCCTAGACCTCTCTAGAGACCAACAGTTTTCCTATATGGGAGTCCAAAATCTCTACGATCGCTATTTTAATCTGCATGAAGGACGACGTTTAGAGACTGCGCAGATCTTTTGGATGCGGGTTTCTATGGGCTTAGCCTTAAATGAAGGAGAACAAAAGAATTTTTGGGCAATCACTTTCTATAATCTGTTATCCACATTCCGCTATACCCCAGCAACTCCTACATTGTTTAACTCCGGAATGCGTCATTCCCAACTCAGTTCATGCTATCTTTCCACAGTAAAAGATGACCTAAGTCACATTTATAAGGTGATTTCTGATAATGCTTTGCTTTCTAAATGGGCAGGGGGAATTGGAAATGATTGGACAGATGTCCGTGCTACAGGAGCTGTAATTAAGGGAACCAATGGAAAGAGTCAAGGCGTCATTCCCTTCATTAAGGTTGCCAATGATACTGCAATTGCAGTGAATCAGGGGGGCAAACGTAAAGGTGCTATGTGCGTATATTTAGAAAACTGGCACTTGGATTACGAAGACTTTTTAGAATTGCGGAAGAATACAGGAGATGAGCGTCGTAGAACTCACGATATCAATACAGCAAGCTGGATTCCTGATCTCTTCTTTAAGAGACTAGAAAAAAAAGGCATGTGGACACTCTTTAGCCCCGATGATGTCCCAGGTTTACACGAAGCCTATGGGTTAGAGTTTGAAAAGCTTTATGAAGAATATGAACGTAAGGTTGAATCTGGGGAAATCCGTCTTTATAAAAAAGTAGAAGCCGAAGTGCTGTGGCGTAAAATGTTAAGCATGCTTTACGAAACAGGGCATCCTTGGATTACATTTAAAGATCCTTCGAATATTCGCTCAAACCAAGATCATGTTGGCGTCGTACGCTGTTCTAATCTATGTACAGAGATTTTATTGAACTGTTCGGAATCAGAGACTGCAGTTTGTAATTTAGGTTCCATAAACTTGGTAGAACATATCCGTAATGACAAGTTAGATGAAGAAAAATTAAAAGAAACTATCTCAATAGCCATCCGTATTTTGGATAACGTTATTGACCTGAACTTCTACCCTACACCAGAGGCTAAACAAGCCAACCTAACTCACAGAGCTGTGGGGTTGGGGGTTATGGGATTCCAGGATGTTCTTTACGAGTTGAACATTAGCTATGCCTCACAAGAAGCTGTCGAATTTTCTGACGAGTGCTCGGAGATCATCGCATACTACGCTATTCTAGCCTCGAGCTTACTCGCGAAAGAACGAGGTACATATGCTTCTTATTCAGGATCTAAGTGGGATCGTGGGTATCTACCCTTAGATACTATCGAGCTTCTCAAAGAAACTCGCGGAGAGCATAATGTTCTTGTAGACACATCAAGTAAAAAAGATTGGACTCCAGTTCGTGATACTATCCAGAAATACGGAATGAGAAATAGCCAGGTCATGGCAATTGCTCCTACAGCAACGATCTCGAATATCATAGGGGTCACCCAATCTATAGAGCCCATGTATAAACATCTCTTTGTAAAGTCCAACCTTTCCGGAGAGTTTACGATCCCCAACACCTACCTGATTAAAAAACTTAAGGAATTAGGACTTTGGGATGCAGAAATGTTAGATGATCTAAAATATTTTGACGGATCTCTATTGGAAATTGAAAGGATCCCTAATCACTTGAAAAAGCTTTTCCTTACGGCATTTGAAATCGAACCCGAGTGGATTATAGAGTGTACCTCTAGAAGACAGAAATGGATTGATATGGGAGTTTCTCTAAATCTGTATCTTGCTGAGCCAGATGGTAAAAAACTCTCCAATATGTATCTCACGGCTTGGAAAAAAGGATTAAAGACTACCTATTATTTAAGATCTCAAGCTGCAACATCAGTAGAGAAATCATTTATAGATATCAATAAACGCGGCATTCAGCCTCGTTGGATGAAAAATAAATCAGCGTCCACAAGTATTGTGGTCGAAAGAAAAACAACCCCCGTTTGTTCAATGGAAGAAGGTTGCGAATCTTGTCAATAA
- a CDS encoding ribonucleotide-diphosphate reductase subunit beta — MTEKRGAKMEADILDGKLKRVEVSKKGLVNCNQVDVNQLVPIKYKWAWEHYLNGCANNWLPTEVPMARDIELWKSDELSEDERRVILLNLGFFSTAESLVGNNIVLAIFKHITNPEARQYLLRQAFEEAVHTHTFLYICESLGLDEGEVFNAYNERASIRAKDDFQMTLTVDVLDPNFSVQSSEGLGQFIKNLVGYYIIMEGIFFYSGFVMILSFHRQNKMTGIGEQYQYILRDETIHLNFGIDLINGIKEENPEVWTTELQEEIVALIEKAVELEIEYAKDCLPRGILGLRSSMFIDYVRHIADRRLERIGLKPIYHSRNPFPWMSETMDLNKEKNFFETRVTEYQTAGNLSW, encoded by the coding sequence ATAACGGAAAAAAGAGGAGCTAAAATGGAAGCAGATATTTTAGATGGAAAGCTCAAACGGGTTGAGGTAAGTAAAAAAGGATTGGTGAATTGTAATCAAGTAGATGTCAATCAGCTAGTCCCTATCAAGTATAAATGGGCTTGGGAACATTACCTCAATGGATGTGCAAACAACTGGCTTCCTACTGAAGTTCCTATGGCAAGAGATATCGAGTTGTGGAAATCAGATGAACTGTCTGAAGACGAACGCAGGGTCATTTTGTTAAACCTAGGATTTTTCAGTACCGCGGAAAGCCTAGTCGGAAATAACATCGTTCTTGCTATCTTCAAACATATCACAAACCCTGAAGCAAGACAGTATTTACTGCGTCAAGCTTTTGAGGAAGCCGTACATACACATACATTTCTCTATATTTGCGAATCTTTAGGACTTGATGAAGGCGAAGTATTCAATGCCTATAATGAAAGAGCCTCAATTAGGGCTAAAGATGATTTTCAAATGACATTAACAGTCGATGTCCTTGATCCTAATTTTTCTGTACAGTCTTCAGAAGGCCTTGGGCAGTTCATTAAAAACTTAGTAGGATACTATATCATTATGGAAGGAATCTTCTTCTATAGTGGTTTTGTAATGATTCTCTCTTTCCATAGACAAAATAAAATGACAGGAATTGGAGAACAGTACCAATACATCCTCAGAGATGAAACCATACATTTAAATTTTGGAATCGATCTTATCAATGGAATTAAAGAAGAAAACCCCGAAGTTTGGACTACGGAACTACAAGAAGAAATCGTCGCTCTTATTGAAAAAGCTGTAGAGCTTGAAATTGAGTACGCTAAAGATTGCTTACCTCGAGGAATCTTGGGATTAAGATCTTCGATGTTTATAGATTACGTTCGTCATATTGCAGATCGTCGTTTAGAGAGAATTGGGTTGAAGCCTATCTATCACTCCAGAAATCCTTTCCCTTGGATGAGCGAAACCATGGATCTGAATAAAGAAAAGAATTTCTTTGAAACCCGGGTTACCGAATACCAAACCGCTGGTAATTTAAGTTGGTAA
- a CDS encoding tRNA (guanine(46)-N(7))-methyltransferase TrmB codes for MKPQDLSPPFLWKERRPCIQDGVLYVPRHYFEHQNFSTSYHQEFFQNHTSIACELCSGNGDWVVAQAQKDPQVLWIAVEQRFDRVRKIWSKMINHQIQNLRIVCGTAETFFQYYVPDQFLQRLVVNFPDPWPKMRHRKHRLLQPSFVQEISRSLQDSAVFALATDDKTYLLESIEALQTHLAPRMETPYYIKMTDTYGNSWFENLWRTKGQEIFYTEFIKKAGI; via the coding sequence ATGAAACCCCAAGATCTATCCCCGCCATTTTTATGGAAAGAACGCCGTCCTTGTATTCAAGATGGAGTTCTCTATGTTCCTAGACATTACTTTGAACACCAGAATTTTTCAACAAGCTACCATCAAGAATTTTTTCAAAATCATACTTCTATAGCTTGTGAACTATGCTCTGGTAATGGGGATTGGGTAGTTGCTCAAGCGCAAAAAGATCCTCAAGTACTTTGGATCGCTGTGGAACAGCGTTTTGATAGGGTAAGGAAAATTTGGTCTAAAATGATCAACCACCAGATCCAAAATTTAAGGATTGTCTGTGGTACTGCCGAAACCTTTTTCCAGTACTATGTTCCTGATCAGTTTTTGCAACGCCTTGTTGTGAATTTTCCAGATCCCTGGCCAAAGATGCGGCATCGTAAACACCGTCTTCTCCAACCCTCATTCGTTCAAGAAATCTCCCGCTCTCTCCAAGATTCCGCAGTTTTTGCTTTGGCTACCGATGATAAAACATACCTATTGGAATCCATAGAAGCGCTGCAAACACATTTAGCTCCAAGAATGGAAACACCATATTATATAAAAATGACAGATACTTATGGAAATTCTTGGTTTGAAAACCTTTGGCGGACAAAGGGACAGGAAATTTTTTATACAGAATTTATAAAAAAGGCTGGGATATAG
- a CDS encoding tRNA (mnm(5)s(2)U34)-methyltransferase, with the protein MFAYRTLLTHNVVQVSHEIFKTTVVPGDTVIDATCGNGNDSLFLARLLQGEGRLVVYDIQKEALSNALLLFETHLSEQERSVIEMKEQSHEHILEKDVKLIHYNLGYLPKGNKEITTLARTTEISLEYALNIVRPDGLITVVCYPGHPEGEKETHSVESLAQRLHPKEWCVSSFYVANRCRAPRLFIFQRQGSESSVDKG; encoded by the coding sequence ATGTTTGCATATCGTACCCTGCTTACACATAATGTAGTCCAGGTATCACACGAAATTTTTAAAACCACAGTTGTTCCCGGAGATACAGTCATTGATGCGACCTGCGGAAACGGTAACGACAGCCTTTTTTTAGCGCGCTTGCTTCAAGGAGAGGGAAGACTTGTTGTCTACGATATCCAAAAAGAAGCGTTGTCCAATGCTTTACTATTGTTTGAAACACACTTGTCAGAGCAAGAAAGAAGTGTTATCGAAATGAAAGAGCAGTCGCACGAGCATATTTTAGAGAAAGATGTGAAGCTCATTCACTACAACTTGGGCTATCTTCCGAAAGGGAATAAAGAAATCACCACATTGGCAAGAACTACAGAAATAAGCTTAGAATATGCTTTAAACATAGTCCGCCCCGATGGACTCATTACTGTCGTATGCTATCCAGGGCATCCAGAAGGAGAAAAGGAAACACATAGTGTCGAGAGCCTAGCACAACGGTTACATCCTAAGGAATGGTGCGTGAGCTCATTTTATGTAGCGAATCGGTGTCGAGCCCCTAGACTTTTTATTTTTCAGAGACAGGGGAGTGAATCTTCGGTTGATAAGGGATAA
- the murB gene encoding UDP-N-acetylmuramate dehydrogenase, with product MKEAAPMHFPFPVRRSVWLNRYSTFRIGGPANYFKAIHTIEEAREVIRFLHSINYPFLIIGKGSNCLFDDRGFDGFVLYNAIYGKQFLEDARIKAYSGLSFAALGKATAYNGYSGLEFAAGIPGSVGGAIFMNAGTNESDISSVVRNVETINSEGELCSYSVEELELSYRSSRFHRQQEFILSATFQLSKKQVSADHSKSILQHRLMTQPYTQPSAGCIFRNPEGTSAGKLIDAAGLKGLAIGGAQISPLHANFIINTGKATSDEVKQLIAIIQSTLKTQGIDLEHEIRIIPYQPKIHSPVSEK from the coding sequence ATGAAAGAAGCTGCGCCTATGCATTTTCCTTTTCCTGTTCGTCGTAGTGTGTGGCTGAATAGGTATTCCACTTTCCGCATTGGAGGACCTGCAAATTACTTTAAAGCCATCCATACTATTGAGGAGGCTCGTGAAGTTATCCGTTTCCTACATTCAATCAACTATCCCTTCCTCATCATAGGGAAAGGCTCTAATTGTTTATTTGATGACCGTGGTTTTGATGGCTTTGTACTCTACAATGCAATCTATGGTAAACAGTTCCTAGAGGATGCTCGTATTAAAGCGTATTCGGGTCTTTCCTTTGCAGCTTTAGGTAAAGCGACTGCCTATAATGGATATTCGGGACTTGAGTTTGCTGCGGGCATCCCTGGGTCGGTTGGCGGGGCCATTTTTATGAATGCAGGTACAAATGAAAGCGACATATCTTCCGTGGTGAGAAATGTTGAGACAATCAACTCTGAAGGAGAGCTTTGTTCCTATTCTGTAGAAGAATTAGAGCTGAGCTATCGCTCCTCGCGCTTCCATAGACAACAAGAGTTTATTTTATCAGCGACCTTCCAGCTTTCAAAAAAGCAAGTTTCTGCCGACCACTCGAAATCCATTCTGCAACATCGGCTCATGACGCAGCCCTATACGCAGCCTTCTGCTGGCTGTATTTTCCGTAATCCTGAAGGAACTTCTGCTGGCAAGCTTATTGACGCAGCTGGGTTGAAGGGATTAGCAATCGGAGGGGCACAAATTTCTCCGTTGCATGCAAACTTCATTATCAATACTGGCAAGGCCACTTCTGATGAGGTCAAGCAACTCATAGCTATCATCCAATCAACGTTAAAAACGCAAGGCATTGATCTGGAACACGAGATTCGCATTATCCCTTATCAACCGAAGATTCACTCCCCTGTCTCTGAAAAATAA
- the nusB gene encoding transcription antitermination factor NusB, which produces MATLSPEKFSGSPISISKEFPQQKMREIILQMLYALDMAPSAEDSLVPLLMSQTAVSQKHVLVALNQTKSILEKSQELDLIIGNALKNKSFDSLDLVEKNVLRLTLFEHFYSPPINKAILIAEAIRLVKKFSYSEACPFIQAILNDIFTDSSLNENSLSI; this is translated from the coding sequence ATGGCCACATTGAGTCCTGAAAAATTCTCGGGGTCCCCTATTTCGATCTCGAAGGAATTCCCTCAGCAAAAGATGAGAGAAATCATCTTGCAGATGTTGTATGCCCTAGATATGGCTCCTTCAGCAGAGGACAGTTTAGTTCCTTTGCTTATGTCACAAACTGCGGTGTCTCAAAAACACGTACTCGTAGCTTTAAACCAGACTAAAAGCATTTTAGAAAAATCACAAGAATTGGATCTAATTATTGGGAATGCTCTTAAAAATAAGTCTTTTGATAGTTTAGATCTTGTAGAAAAAAATGTCCTACGCCTGACTCTCTTTGAGCATTTTTACAGCCCACCCATTAACAAGGCCATTCTTATTGCAGAAGCAATTCGTCTAGTTAAAAAGTTTAGTTATTCAGAAGCCTGTCCTTTCATTCAGGCGATTTTGAATGACATTTTCACAGATTCATCTCTAAATGAAAATTCTTTATCAATCTGA
- the infC gene encoding translation initiation factor IF-3 yields the protein MALNFKINRQIRAPKVRLIGSAGEQLGILAIKDALDLAREAGLDLVEVASNSEPPVCKIMDYGKYRYGLTKKEKDSKKAQHQVRIKEVKLKPNIDENDFSTKLKQARTFVEKGNKVKITCMFRGRELAYPEHGFKVVQKMSQGLEDIGFVEAEPKLAGRSLICVVAPGTVKTKKKQEKSHAQDENQ from the coding sequence GTGGCATTAAATTTTAAGATTAACAGGCAAATAAGAGCTCCTAAAGTTCGTCTCATTGGTTCAGCCGGAGAACAGTTAGGAATACTTGCTATCAAAGATGCTTTGGATTTAGCCCGAGAGGCAGGTCTTGATTTAGTTGAAGTTGCTTCAAATAGCGAGCCTCCTGTATGTAAGATCATGGACTACGGTAAATACCGTTATGGTCTGACAAAAAAGGAAAAAGATAGTAAAAAAGCTCAACATCAGGTGCGCATAAAAGAAGTTAAGCTTAAGCCTAACATAGACGAAAATGATTTTTCGACTAAGTTAAAGCAAGCGCGTACGTTCGTTGAAAAAGGAAATAAAGTCAAAATTACATGCATGTTCCGTGGTAGAGAATTAGCTTATCCAGAACATGGTTTTAAAGTTGTTCAAAAAATGAGTCAGGGTTTAGAGGATATTGGTTTCGTTGAAGCTGAACCCAAACTAGCAGGTCGTTCCTTGATTTGTGTTGTGGCTCCAGGAACAGTAAAAACAAAGAAAAAACAGGAAAAGTCTCATGCCCAAGATGAAAACCAATAA
- the rpmI gene encoding 50S ribosomal protein L35, translating into MPKMKTNKSVSARFKLTASGQLKRTRPGKRHKLSKKSSQEKRNLSKQPLVDKGQVGMYKRMMLV; encoded by the coding sequence ATGCCCAAGATGAAAACCAATAAGTCTGTTTCAGCACGTTTTAAATTAACAGCCTCAGGCCAATTAAAAAGAACTCGTCCAGGGAAGAGACATAAGTTGTCTAAAAAGTCTTCGCAAGAAAAACGCAACCTATCTAAGCAGCCTCTTGTAGATAAAGGTCAGGTAGGTATGTATAAGCGAATGATGCTTGTTTAA
- the rplT gene encoding 50S ribosomal protein L20 yields MVRATGSVASRRRRKRILKQAKGFWGDRKGHIRQSRSSVMRAMAFNYMHRKDRKGDFRSLWIARLNVASRIHSLSYSRLINGLKCANISLNRKMLSEIAIHNPEGFAEIANQAKKALEATV; encoded by the coding sequence ATGGTAAGAGCAACAGGTTCGGTAGCTTCTAGACGTCGTCGTAAACGTATATTAAAACAAGCTAAAGGTTTCTGGGGTGATAGAAAAGGGCATATTCGTCAGAGTCGCTCTAGTGTCATGCGCGCTATGGCATTCAATTACATGCACAGGAAAGACCGTAAAGGGGATTTCCGTAGCCTTTGGATTGCTCGTCTTAATGTCGCTTCAAGAATTCATAGCCTCTCTTATAGCCGTTTAATCAACGGCTTGAAATGCGCGAATATTTCTTTAAACAGAAAGATGCTTTCAGAAATAGCTATCCACAATCCTGAAGGTTTTGCAGAAATTGCAAACCAGGCTAAAAAAGCTTTGGAAGCCACAGTTTAG